One part of the [Pantoea] beijingensis genome encodes these proteins:
- the uvrB gene encoding excinuclease ABC subunit UvrB: MSKVFKLNSAFKPSGDQPEAIRRLEVGLEDGLAHQTLLGVTGSGKTFTVANVIADLNRPTMVLAPNKTLAAQLYGEMKEFFPDNAVEYFVSYYDYYQPEAYVPSSDTFIEKDASVNEHIEQMRLSATKALLERRDVVVVASVSAIYGLGDPDLYLKMMLHLTRGMIIDQRSILRRLTELQYARNDQAFQRGTFRVRGEVIDIFPAESDEIALRVELFDEEVERLSLFDPLTGQVQEVVQRYTIYPKTHYVTPRERILQAMEDIKIELADRRNVLLNNNKLLEEQRLTQRTQFDLEMMNELGYCSGIENYSRYLSGRGPGEAPPTLFDYLPADGLLVVDESHVTIPQIGGMYRGDRARKETLVEYGFRLPSALDNRPMKFEEFEALAPQTIYVSATPGNYELEKSGDDIIDQVVRPTGLLDPIVEVRPVGTQVDDLLSEIRKRVAINERVLVTTLTKRMAEDLTEYLEEHGERVRYLHSDIDTVERVEIIRDLRLGEFDVLVGINLLREGLDMPEVSLVAILDADKEGFLRSERSLIQTIGRAARNINGKAILYGDKITASMAKAIGETERRREKQEQYNKENGITPQGLNKKISDILQIGQGTGKTNKTRGRGKATQAAESDANYLALTPQALQKKIHELEAQMQKHAQNLEFEEAAAVRDRLHEARELFIAAS; encoded by the coding sequence ATGAGCAAAGTCTTTAAACTTAACTCTGCATTTAAACCGTCAGGCGATCAGCCCGAGGCGATTCGACGTCTTGAAGTAGGGCTGGAAGATGGTCTTGCCCATCAAACGCTGCTGGGGGTTACAGGTTCAGGCAAAACATTCACCGTGGCGAATGTGATCGCCGATCTGAATCGCCCAACGATGGTGTTGGCACCGAACAAAACGTTAGCGGCCCAGCTCTATGGGGAGATGAAGGAATTTTTTCCGGATAATGCAGTTGAGTATTTTGTCTCTTACTACGATTACTACCAGCCGGAAGCCTACGTCCCGAGTTCAGACACTTTTATTGAAAAGGATGCATCGGTCAACGAGCATATCGAGCAGATGCGCCTGTCAGCGACCAAGGCGCTGCTGGAGCGGCGGGATGTGGTGGTGGTGGCGTCAGTGTCCGCCATTTATGGTTTGGGTGATCCCGATCTTTATCTGAAAATGATGCTGCACTTAACGCGCGGTATGATTATCGATCAGCGCTCAATTCTTCGCCGTCTGACCGAATTGCAATATGCACGTAACGATCAGGCTTTTCAGCGTGGTACTTTCCGTGTGCGCGGTGAGGTAATTGATATTTTTCCGGCCGAATCTGACGAAATTGCCCTGCGCGTGGAGCTGTTCGATGAAGAGGTTGAGCGCTTGTCTCTTTTCGATCCGCTAACAGGACAGGTCCAGGAAGTCGTCCAGCGCTATACCATCTATCCAAAAACTCACTATGTGACGCCGCGCGAACGTATTTTGCAGGCAATGGAAGATATCAAGATTGAGTTGGCGGATCGCCGCAACGTGCTGCTCAATAATAATAAACTGCTGGAAGAGCAACGTTTGACGCAGCGGACGCAGTTTGATCTGGAGATGATGAACGAACTCGGCTACTGCTCAGGTATTGAAAACTATTCACGCTATCTCTCCGGACGCGGGCCCGGGGAGGCGCCACCCACGTTGTTTGATTATCTCCCTGCTGATGGCCTGCTGGTGGTGGATGAGTCGCACGTGACTATCCCGCAAATTGGCGGCATGTATCGTGGCGACCGGGCACGCAAAGAGACACTGGTCGAATATGGTTTTCGGCTGCCTTCCGCGTTAGATAACCGCCCGATGAAGTTTGAAGAATTTGAAGCGCTGGCCCCGCAAACCATCTATGTTTCGGCGACACCGGGCAATTACGAGTTGGAGAAATCAGGCGACGATATTATTGACCAGGTGGTTCGTCCTACAGGCCTGCTCGATCCGATCGTTGAGGTTCGGCCGGTTGGGACACAGGTTGACGATCTGCTGTCAGAAATCCGTAAGCGCGTAGCGATTAACGAGCGTGTGTTGGTCACGACGTTAACCAAACGCATGGCGGAAGATTTGACCGAGTATCTGGAAGAGCATGGTGAACGGGTGCGCTACTTGCACTCCGACATTGATACCGTTGAGCGGGTTGAGATTATTCGTGATTTGCGCCTGGGTGAGTTTGATGTACTGGTGGGGATTAACCTTTTGCGTGAAGGTCTTGATATGCCTGAAGTATCGCTGGTAGCGATACTTGATGCAGATAAAGAAGGCTTTTTACGTTCTGAACGCTCGTTGATTCAGACTATCGGTCGTGCCGCACGTAACATTAATGGTAAAGCGATTCTTTACGGCGATAAGATCACAGCCTCAATGGCGAAGGCGATCGGTGAAACCGAACGTCGCCGCGAGAAGCAGGAGCAGTACAATAAAGAGAATGGGATTACACCGCAGGGCCTGAATAAAAAGATTTCTGATATTCTGCAAATAGGGCAGGGGACGGGCAAAACCAACAAAACCCGCGGACGTGGTAAGGCAACCCAGGCAGCAGAGAGCGATGCAAATTACCTGGCACTCACGCCGCAGGCACTGCAGAAGAAAATCCACGAACTGGAAGCGCAGATGCAGAAGCATGCACAGAATCTGGAGTTTGAAGAAGCCGCTGCGGTACGTGACCGTTTACACGAGGCGAGAGAACTGTTTATTGCAGCTTCATAG
- a CDS encoding ATP-binding cassette domain-containing protein translates to MLRLRSVNQFYGQNHILWNVDLDLPPGTCTGVLGRRGMGKTTLVNCIMGNLPINSGSMTWQENGLPPENLLLQPMEKRARFGIGYVPQGRQIFSQLSVEDNLLIALLAGQSEKHPAIPSMVYELFPALYSLRHQRSGELPIDQQQQLALARALVLQPKLLILDEPTEGMAPWLEEEMGNLIHRLNHDFGMTILLLEQRLSFIRRVADYFLLLHRGRNVAQGKVALLDESMVNMWLTV, encoded by the coding sequence ATGCTACGTTTACGTTCGGTTAATCAGTTTTATGGTCAGAACCATATTTTATGGAATGTGGATTTGGATCTGCCTCCCGGCACCTGTACCGGCGTGCTGGGCCGCCGTGGAATGGGTAAGACCACGCTGGTCAATTGTATTATGGGAAACTTACCTATCAATAGCGGCAGTATGACGTGGCAAGAGAATGGCTTACCACCGGAGAATCTGTTGCTACAACCGATGGAAAAGCGGGCGCGTTTTGGCATTGGTTATGTCCCCCAAGGCCGCCAGATTTTTTCCCAGCTTAGCGTGGAGGACAATTTACTGATTGCTCTACTTGCAGGGCAAAGCGAAAAACATCCCGCCATTCCATCAATGGTCTATGAACTGTTCCCTGCCCTTTATTCGCTGCGACATCAACGCAGTGGCGAGCTGCCGATCGATCAGCAACAGCAGCTGGCGCTGGCCCGTGCGTTGGTGCTCCAACCAAAGCTATTGATCCTTGATGAACCCACGGAGGGAATGGCCCCCTGGCTGGAGGAGGAAATGGGCAATTTGATTCATCGGCTCAACCACGATTTTGGTATGACGATTCTGCTACTGGAGCAGCGGCTTTCATTTATACGGCGGGTAGCGGATTACTTTTTACTGCTGCACCGAGGGCGCAATGTGGCCCAGGGAAAAGTGGCCCTGCTGGATGAAAGTATGGTGAATATGTGGCTGACGGTATAG
- the bioD gene encoding dethiobiotin synthase: MIMRCFVTGTDTEVGKTVASSALLQAAAKAGYRTAGYKPVASGCEITPDGLRNEDALALQRYSSVTLRYEEVNPLAFAEPTAPHIVSAEEQRPINLSDLSAGLAAISDKAEWVLTEGAGGWFTPLSEEATFADWVQHEHLPVILVVGVKLGCINHAMLTAQAIATAGLPLIGWIANGIQPAGKRHQAYLSTLRQRINAPFLGEIPHLTDAQSFAQVGDYIHLPDTMLPAINR, translated from the coding sequence GTGATAATGCGCTGTTTTGTAACAGGGACTGATACTGAAGTGGGAAAAACCGTTGCCAGTAGCGCGCTATTGCAGGCCGCGGCTAAAGCCGGTTATCGCACGGCAGGGTATAAGCCAGTGGCTTCAGGATGTGAGATAACGCCTGACGGGTTACGGAATGAGGATGCATTGGCGTTGCAGCGTTACAGCTCGGTTACCTTACGTTATGAAGAAGTAAACCCGCTGGCATTTGCGGAGCCGACGGCTCCCCACATCGTTAGTGCTGAGGAGCAGCGTCCGATTAACCTGAGCGACCTCTCTGCCGGGCTGGCGGCAATCAGTGACAAAGCTGAATGGGTATTGACTGAAGGCGCTGGCGGTTGGTTCACGCCGTTGTCTGAAGAGGCGACCTTTGCGGATTGGGTGCAGCATGAACATTTACCGGTCATTTTGGTCGTGGGCGTAAAACTGGGATGTATCAACCACGCGATGCTGACCGCGCAAGCCATCGCCACAGCGGGGTTGCCGCTGATAGGCTGGATTGCCAACGGCATACAGCCCGCAGGCAAGCGTCATCAGGCCTATCTGAGCACGCTCAGGCAGCGTATTAACGCGCCGTTTTTAGGTGAAATCCCACATTTAACTGACGCGCAGTCATTTGCGCAGGTGGGGGACTATATCCATCTTCCTGACACCATGCTGCCCGCTATTAACCGATAA